One genomic segment of Bifidobacterium breve DSM 20213 = JCM 1192 includes these proteins:
- a CDS encoding TrmH family RNA methyltransferase translates to MQFITLDTVDDPRVEAYVSLTEMQLRNRLEPAKGVFIAESPKVIDRALAAGREPLSLLVEEPWLEGMTETFDFIDDRWGADIPVYVASPEQLKRLTGYRLHRGALCAMRRWPLPSVAEVCKDARRVAVMENIVDHTNVGALMRSAAALDVDAVLVTPSCGDPLYRRAARVSMGTVFQIPWTRITGRNEDGTENKHYWPFQGIDELKSLGFTTVAMALEDRSISLDELTRRLHAPAEDPTHIEKLALIFGTEGDGLSHHTIARADLTVKIPMSHGVDSLNVAASSAVAFYATR, encoded by the coding sequence ATGCAGTTCATCACGTTGGATACCGTTGACGATCCGCGCGTTGAGGCATATGTGAGCCTCACCGAAATGCAGCTGCGTAATCGGCTCGAGCCCGCCAAAGGCGTGTTCATCGCCGAATCCCCCAAGGTCATTGACCGTGCTCTGGCAGCCGGCCGTGAGCCGCTCTCTTTGTTGGTCGAAGAACCTTGGTTGGAAGGCATGACGGAGACTTTCGACTTCATCGATGACCGCTGGGGTGCCGATATCCCCGTCTATGTGGCCTCTCCCGAACAGCTCAAACGACTGACCGGCTACCGTTTGCATCGTGGAGCTCTGTGCGCCATGCGCCGCTGGCCGCTACCCTCCGTGGCCGAGGTCTGTAAGGATGCTCGTCGCGTAGCTGTGATGGAGAATATTGTGGATCACACCAATGTGGGTGCGCTGATGCGTTCCGCGGCCGCGCTCGATGTGGATGCCGTGCTGGTCACGCCCTCTTGCGGTGATCCGCTCTACCGCCGCGCCGCCCGCGTATCGATGGGCACGGTATTTCAGATTCCTTGGACCCGTATCACCGGACGCAATGAAGACGGCACCGAGAACAAACATTACTGGCCATTCCAAGGCATCGACGAATTGAAGTCGCTGGGCTTCACCACTGTGGCGATGGCACTTGAGGATCGCTCGATCTCGCTGGACGAACTGACCAGACGCCTGCACGCCCCGGCCGAAGATCCGACGCATATCGAAAAACTGGCATTGATTTTCGGCACCGAAGGCGATGGGCTGTCCCACCACACCATCGCTCGCGCCGACCTGACCGTTAAGATTCCCATGAGCCATGGAGTCGACAGTCTCAACGTAGCCGCATCCAGCGCAGTGGCATTCTATGCCACGAGGTAG
- a CDS encoding 16S rRNA (uracil(1498)-N(3))-methyltransferase, with product MTDALFLFNPQVDDVPVNSDELHTGWKLTLPAHIKRHAVQAMRLKAGDSLQLSDGRGLRIHAVMADPEAGLAEVVTVGREPEPLTRLALIQALAKTGHDEQAVDMATQIGVDQVVPWQADRSIAKWKAGRTDKKWNAVLDAATEQARRAYKPQLEACANSKEVVAICRRACVHGDLVIVLHQDATDTWTGVEAKVAQLVERTLSDGKPRTVSVVVGPEGGISEQEVADFTKAGAVSCVLGSNILRAATAGPVALSLLSRALGRYE from the coding sequence ATGACCGATGCCCTTTTTCTCTTCAACCCGCAGGTCGATGACGTACCGGTGAACAGTGACGAGCTGCATACCGGGTGGAAACTGACCCTCCCCGCCCATATCAAACGCCATGCCGTGCAGGCCATGAGGCTTAAGGCGGGAGACAGCCTCCAGCTCTCCGATGGTAGGGGACTGCGTATCCACGCCGTGATGGCGGATCCTGAAGCGGGTCTTGCCGAAGTGGTCACCGTTGGCCGTGAGCCTGAACCGTTGACACGTCTTGCATTGATTCAGGCGTTGGCAAAGACCGGGCATGATGAACAGGCCGTTGATATGGCCACGCAAATCGGCGTCGACCAAGTGGTGCCATGGCAGGCGGATCGATCCATCGCCAAATGGAAGGCCGGGCGCACGGATAAGAAGTGGAACGCGGTGCTGGACGCCGCTACCGAGCAGGCGAGGCGCGCGTACAAGCCGCAGCTGGAAGCATGTGCAAACAGCAAAGAGGTCGTAGCGATATGCCGCAGGGCATGCGTGCACGGTGACTTGGTCATCGTGCTGCATCAGGATGCCACCGATACCTGGACTGGTGTGGAGGCCAAAGTCGCACAGCTGGTGGAACGTACGTTGTCGGACGGCAAGCCGCGCACGGTAAGCGTGGTGGTCGGTCCGGAAGGTGGCATCAGCGAACAGGAAGTGGCTGACTTCACCAAGGCCGGGGCGGTGAGCTGCGTGTTGGGCAGCAATATTCTCAGGGCAGCCACTGCAGGGCCCGTGGCCCTTTCGCTGCTGTCACGCGCGCTTGGCCGGTATGAGTAG
- a CDS encoding histidine triad nucleotide-binding protein, translating into MSESDDCLFCKIIAGQIPSSKVYEDETTYAFNDIDPKAKVHVLVVPKKHYANVAELAAADPAELAHIVSVAQGIADHEFHGAYRLVFNTGLDAGQTVFHVHAHVMTGEKLDE; encoded by the coding sequence ATGAGCGAATCCGACGATTGCCTGTTCTGCAAGATCATCGCAGGGCAGATTCCCAGCAGCAAGGTGTACGAGGACGAGACGACCTACGCATTCAACGACATCGATCCCAAAGCCAAAGTGCATGTGCTGGTAGTGCCGAAGAAGCATTATGCCAACGTTGCTGAACTTGCTGCCGCAGATCCGGCCGAGCTGGCTCATATCGTTTCGGTCGCCCAAGGCATTGCCGATCATGAATTCCATGGCGCGTACCGTTTGGTATTCAACACAGGTCTTGATGCGGGTCAGACCGTGTTCCACGTGCATGCGCACGTGATGACTGGCGAAAAGCTCGACGAGTAG
- a CDS encoding PhoH family protein, whose protein sequence is MATTTRTITIPPQLDPVAVLGPVDEVLREVERAFPELTIIVRGNRVAIVSRSKQTEAQAAQAEDLVNTIIQAAYTAPMDADTVRRMLDQNVLKNRVRLEHPGHGPAHDKFVQSATAADRGHSRGSGTHDPLYRKPSVPGVITFAAGVPVRAKTAGQVAYVNAIESHTITFGIGPAGTGKTYLAVAKAVRAFQDKQIRRIILTRPAVEAGENLGFLPGTLNDKVDPYLRPLYDALGDMLGADQLKRYMDDGTIEVAPLAYMRGRTLNDAFVILDEAQNTTEQQMKMFLTRLGFNTTMVITGDISQVDLAVPRSGLATIERILEGIGDIAFVHLGTDDVVRHQLVGQIVAAYDHYDAIAGDHRDIERRLRGRKHRQEADNGNDKQSMNRSETTDER, encoded by the coding sequence GTGGCAACGACTACACGCACCATCACCATTCCACCTCAGCTCGATCCCGTGGCCGTGCTTGGCCCGGTTGACGAGGTTCTTCGTGAGGTTGAGCGCGCTTTCCCTGAGCTGACGATTATCGTGCGAGGCAACCGCGTGGCAATTGTCTCGCGGTCTAAGCAGACCGAGGCTCAGGCGGCACAAGCCGAGGATCTGGTTAACACCATTATCCAAGCCGCTTACACCGCTCCCATGGACGCCGATACCGTGAGGCGTATGCTCGATCAGAATGTGCTGAAAAATCGCGTTCGACTTGAGCACCCCGGTCATGGACCGGCACATGACAAATTCGTGCAATCGGCCACTGCGGCCGATCGTGGCCATTCGCGTGGCTCGGGCACGCATGACCCGTTGTACCGCAAGCCTTCGGTTCCCGGTGTGATCACGTTTGCCGCAGGTGTGCCGGTTCGTGCCAAAACCGCTGGCCAAGTGGCCTACGTCAATGCGATTGAATCGCATACCATCACTTTTGGCATTGGCCCTGCAGGTACCGGTAAGACCTATCTGGCCGTGGCGAAAGCAGTGCGTGCTTTTCAGGACAAGCAGATTCGTCGCATCATTCTCACCCGTCCGGCCGTGGAAGCCGGCGAAAACCTCGGTTTCCTGCCCGGCACGCTCAACGACAAGGTCGACCCATACCTGCGACCGCTCTATGATGCGCTCGGCGATATGCTTGGAGCCGACCAGCTCAAGCGGTATATGGATGACGGCACCATCGAAGTGGCTCCTCTGGCGTATATGCGTGGTCGTACCCTGAACGATGCGTTCGTGATTCTCGATGAGGCGCAAAATACCACCGAACAGCAGATGAAGATGTTTCTGACCCGATTGGGCTTCAACACCACGATGGTCATCACCGGTGATATCTCCCAGGTTGATTTGGCGGTGCCTCGTTCGGGTCTGGCCACTATTGAGCGGATTCTGGAGGGCATCGGAGACATCGCATTTGTTCATCTGGGAACCGATGATGTGGTGCGTCACCAGCTTGTTGGACAGATCGTGGCCGCTTACGATCACTATGATGCCATCGCCGGCGATCATCGCGACATTGAGCGCAGGCTGCGTGGACGCAAACACCGTCAGGAAGCGGATAACGGCAACGATAAGCAATCCATGAATCGAAGCGAGACAACCGATGAGCGTTGA
- the ybeY gene encoding rRNA maturation RNase YbeY, protein MSVDVTNETQWVIDPKVFSDLGIWVLDQMRVSTQSDLTIMFVDPDPIAELHMRWMSLEGPTDVMSFPMDELRPGDGKTVMEGVLGDIVICPWVAAQQAAAAGHSTMQEMLLLTIHGILHLLGYDHVTPEQERQMFGLQRQLLLTFFALRGDANMQATLPSGTPDALALYDAAHGKGRDLDSRK, encoded by the coding sequence ATGAGCGTTGATGTCACTAATGAAACCCAGTGGGTCATCGATCCCAAGGTGTTCTCCGACCTGGGTATTTGGGTGCTTGATCAGATGCGTGTCAGCACACAATCCGATCTGACCATCATGTTCGTGGACCCCGATCCCATCGCCGAACTGCATATGCGCTGGATGAGTCTTGAAGGGCCGACCGACGTGATGAGTTTTCCCATGGATGAGCTGCGCCCCGGCGACGGCAAAACCGTGATGGAAGGCGTGCTCGGCGACATTGTCATCTGCCCGTGGGTGGCCGCCCAACAGGCCGCCGCAGCCGGTCATAGCACCATGCAGGAAATGCTGCTGCTCACCATCCACGGTATTTTGCATCTGCTTGGCTATGACCATGTGACTCCTGAACAGGAACGACAGATGTTCGGACTGCAGCGGCAGTTGCTATTGACTTTTTTTGCCCTGCGAGGCGATGCAAACATGCAGGCCACTCTTCCATCTGGCACTCCCGATGCGCTGGCTCTTTACGATGCCGCGCACGGCAAGGGCCGTGACCTCGATTCCAGGAAATAA
- a CDS encoding hemolysin family protein — protein MEYSSTTLIVITVILVVVAALFVWFSLTMAAAEGAVARVTRASLNNLILEVQTDSESSQFIKMKKIDKIHRVQRLIADRYATAGSCAFFRIACNVLDGVLVSSIAALWGAELWVGLLAGFLFAIIVAVVSVLVRPRTAGMTKPVDIMIAHSRIVDLGCKLTPFARIGGDKSSVKGPGRRSKDSSLSDDEELEKIQLEQGKAAIDRLVESNDFDPEVSEMLRNVLTLSDTLTREIMVPRTDMICMERDTTLASALKLFSRSGFSRVPVIGEDVDDLIGVAYLKDAVRATAFNPAAMERDVESIVRQPMLVPESKPVDDLFHEMQRSRQHVAVVVDEYGGIAGMVTIEDAIEQIVGELEDEHDRTQHTEPEKIGENKWKMPARTPIADLEEIFEIDIDEDDVDTVYGLLTKILGRVPIVGASAVTRGLRLTAVDSAGRRKKVSTIVVEPAHVEGSKEDGKTNEEASGETAESDETADKE, from the coding sequence ATGGAGTATTCCAGTACCACCTTGATCGTTATTACCGTCATCCTCGTTGTGGTGGCGGCACTGTTCGTCTGGTTCTCGTTGACCATGGCCGCTGCGGAAGGTGCCGTGGCACGCGTGACACGAGCCAGCTTGAACAACCTCATTCTTGAGGTGCAGACTGACTCCGAGTCGAGCCAGTTCATCAAGATGAAGAAAATCGACAAGATTCATCGCGTTCAGCGTCTCATCGCCGACCGGTATGCCACGGCCGGCAGTTGCGCGTTCTTCCGCATCGCCTGCAATGTGCTCGATGGTGTACTCGTCTCCTCGATTGCGGCTCTATGGGGCGCCGAGCTGTGGGTTGGCCTGCTCGCCGGTTTCCTGTTCGCGATTATCGTGGCCGTGGTCTCCGTACTGGTGCGCCCGCGTACCGCCGGCATGACCAAACCGGTCGACATCATGATTGCCCACTCGCGCATTGTGGACCTTGGCTGCAAGCTCACGCCGTTCGCTCGCATTGGCGGCGACAAGTCTTCAGTCAAAGGCCCTGGTCGTCGTTCCAAGGATTCCAGCTTGTCCGATGACGAGGAGCTGGAGAAGATTCAGCTTGAACAGGGCAAGGCCGCGATTGATCGCTTGGTGGAATCCAACGATTTCGATCCGGAAGTCTCCGAGATGCTCCGCAATGTGCTCACTTTGTCGGATACCTTGACCCGCGAAATCATGGTGCCTCGTACCGACATGATTTGCATGGAGCGGGATACCACGCTTGCTTCTGCTCTGAAACTGTTCTCCCGCTCCGGATTCTCCCGCGTTCCGGTGATCGGAGAGGACGTGGACGATCTGATTGGTGTGGCCTATTTGAAGGATGCGGTACGCGCCACGGCCTTCAACCCGGCCGCTATGGAACGTGATGTGGAGTCCATCGTTCGCCAGCCGATGCTGGTACCTGAATCCAAGCCGGTGGACGACTTGTTCCATGAGATGCAGCGTTCCCGTCAGCATGTGGCAGTGGTGGTCGACGAATATGGCGGCATCGCCGGCATGGTCACCATCGAGGATGCCATCGAACAGATTGTCGGTGAACTTGAGGATGAGCACGACCGTACGCAGCACACCGAACCGGAGAAAATCGGTGAGAACAAGTGGAAGATGCCTGCGCGAACGCCGATTGCCGATTTGGAAGAGATCTTTGAGATCGACATTGATGAGGACGACGTGGATACCGTGTACGGTTTGCTGACCAAGATTCTTGGTCGTGTGCCGATTGTGGGGGCTTCCGCTGTGACCCGCGGCCTGCGTCTGACTGCCGTGGATTCGGCCGGACGCCGTAAGAAGGTCTCCACCATTGTGGTTGAGCCGGCCCACGTCGAGGGCAGCAAGGAAGATGGCAAGACCAATGAAGAAGCCAGCGGTGAGACCGCTGAGAGCGATGAAACCGCCGACAAGGAGTGA
- the era gene encoding GTPase Era, producing the protein MDDRNISNDGDAAAASESVRQEVPYRSGFVAVVGRPNVGKSTLINALIGKQIAIASSRPETTRKAIRGILTTDNAQLVLVDTPGIHRPRTLLGQRLNDVVEESLSDVDVVAFLLPADQEIGPGDKRILSRLRTDFATKREDGSFAWRIPLIAIVTKIDELGRQQLINKLIEINEFADFADIVPVSALKHDNLAEVRNVLIDHTPEGPQMYPDDQISEERPEDTIAELVRGAFLETLDDELPHSLAVVVDSIDYPEDNETGQGYDGKAQVNVSIYVERDSQKPIIIGKGASNLTYVKKKLRTPVNRIVGQKAKLDLHVKVAKGWQSDPKQLERLGF; encoded by the coding sequence ATGGACGACCGAAACATCTCAAACGATGGCGATGCCGCCGCTGCCAGCGAGTCAGTGAGGCAGGAAGTGCCGTACCGCTCTGGCTTTGTGGCTGTGGTCGGCCGACCGAACGTTGGCAAGTCTACGCTGATTAATGCTCTGATCGGCAAGCAGATTGCCATCGCCTCCTCCCGACCGGAGACCACGCGTAAAGCCATTCGCGGCATTCTGACCACTGATAATGCACAGCTTGTACTCGTGGATACGCCGGGCATTCACCGTCCGCGCACGCTGCTCGGCCAGCGTCTGAACGATGTGGTGGAGGAGTCGCTGTCTGACGTGGACGTGGTGGCGTTCTTGTTGCCGGCTGATCAGGAAATTGGCCCTGGTGACAAGCGTATTTTGTCCCGTCTGCGTACCGACTTTGCCACCAAGCGAGAGGACGGCTCGTTCGCGTGGCGCATCCCGCTGATCGCCATCGTCACCAAGATTGATGAACTCGGCCGTCAGCAGCTCATCAACAAGCTTATCGAGATCAACGAGTTCGCCGACTTTGCGGACATCGTGCCGGTGAGCGCCCTGAAGCATGACAATCTGGCCGAAGTGCGCAACGTGCTCATCGACCACACGCCCGAGGGACCGCAGATGTATCCGGACGACCAGATCAGCGAGGAGCGTCCCGAGGACACCATCGCCGAACTCGTGCGAGGCGCGTTCCTGGAGACGTTGGATGACGAGTTGCCGCATTCCCTGGCCGTGGTGGTCGATTCCATCGACTATCCGGAAGACAACGAGACCGGTCAGGGCTACGATGGCAAGGCTCAGGTCAATGTGTCCATTTATGTGGAGCGCGACTCCCAGAAGCCGATCATCATCGGCAAGGGCGCCTCGAACCTCACCTACGTCAAAAAGAAGCTGCGCACCCCGGTCAACCGCATCGTCGGCCAAAAAGCCAAGCTCGACCTCCACGTCAAGGTCGCCAAAGGCTGGCAGTCCGACCCCAAGCAACTAGAACGCCTCGGCTTCTAG
- a CDS encoding AMP-dependent synthetase/ligase has translation MSVINSFTQHTINLTRKALRLGSDFVHPVHDDTPDEPDYLSNADVPQEANIELPHSDDWDDGHLTVTDIDPETGLLTTSTAGNPPLDDGTSIYDLYADRAKRMGDEPLYTYKSDNEWVTVTANEFLAEVRAVAKGLLHYGIKKGDGVAFMCRTSYDWDLTDAAIMACGGVLATIYDTDSAEQIRNIVNNSDARLLIVQDSAMREKAEGAVEECPSLERILCIETGALDEIKAYGAGISDEELDERIDSVKKTDLCSIVYTSGSTAAPKGVEMTHEHYCQTALNLPDYMPELLHNKKNTILLFLPQAHSFARAINYIVVASNMHIYIATGIKTLISDLQVAKPSIMIVVPRVLEKVYNAASQKAGHGPKGVVFASAVVAAQNYMKEISANGKASALTRARRAAFDPIVYSSLREVLGGRMKWIVAGGAPLDPELLAFFRGASVPVYEGYGLTETTAPCAFNPLGTPFHAGSVGVAFPGFSLRIAEDGEIQVKGRAVFPRYHKNDEATELSFTEDGWYATGDLGRIDNDGFLYITGRKKDLIITAGGKNVAPGPIEEAIQRCEFVSQALVLGDKRPFISALITLDEESLRPWLAAKGLDENMSLEDASQNAAVRAEVQKWIDQANEGVSRAESVRKFIILPEEFTQENGLMTASMKVIRPKVIKRYSTLLNTQMYTKKK, from the coding sequence TTGTCGGTTATCAATTCCTTTACGCAGCACACCATCAATCTGACCCGCAAGGCACTCAGGTTGGGATCCGACTTCGTTCACCCGGTTCACGACGACACTCCGGACGAGCCCGATTATCTGTCCAATGCCGATGTGCCGCAGGAAGCCAACATCGAACTGCCGCACAGCGACGATTGGGATGACGGCCATCTGACCGTCACCGACATCGACCCGGAAACCGGACTGCTTACCACGTCCACTGCCGGCAATCCGCCTCTGGACGACGGCACGTCCATCTACGACCTGTATGCGGATCGCGCCAAGCGCATGGGTGACGAACCGCTGTATACCTACAAGTCCGACAACGAATGGGTGACCGTCACCGCCAATGAGTTCCTCGCCGAAGTGCGTGCCGTGGCCAAGGGCCTGCTGCACTACGGCATCAAGAAGGGCGACGGCGTGGCGTTCATGTGCCGCACCTCCTATGACTGGGATCTGACCGATGCGGCCATCATGGCCTGCGGCGGCGTGCTGGCCACCATCTACGACACCGACTCGGCCGAACAGATCCGCAATATCGTCAACAATTCTGACGCGCGTCTGCTCATCGTGCAGGATTCCGCCATGCGAGAGAAGGCGGAAGGCGCCGTGGAGGAATGCCCCTCACTCGAGCGCATCCTATGCATCGAGACCGGCGCTCTTGATGAGATCAAGGCCTATGGTGCCGGCATCTCGGACGAGGAACTGGATGAGCGCATTGATTCGGTCAAGAAAACCGATCTGTGCTCCATTGTGTACACCTCTGGTTCCACCGCCGCGCCGAAGGGCGTGGAGATGACCCACGAGCACTACTGCCAGACCGCGCTGAACCTGCCGGACTACATGCCCGAGCTGCTGCACAACAAGAAGAACACCATCCTGCTGTTCCTGCCGCAGGCCCACTCCTTTGCCCGCGCCATCAATTACATCGTCGTGGCCTCGAATATGCATATCTACATCGCCACCGGCATCAAGACGCTGATTAGTGATTTGCAGGTGGCTAAGCCGTCCATCATGATTGTGGTGCCGCGTGTGCTGGAGAAGGTGTACAACGCCGCCTCCCAGAAGGCCGGCCATGGCCCCAAGGGCGTGGTGTTCGCCTCCGCCGTGGTGGCTGCCCAGAACTACATGAAGGAAATCTCCGCCAACGGCAAGGCCAGTGCATTGACCCGTGCCCGCCGCGCGGCCTTCGATCCGATTGTCTACTCCTCACTGCGTGAGGTGCTGGGTGGACGCATGAAGTGGATTGTGGCCGGCGGCGCGCCGCTTGACCCTGAACTGCTTGCGTTCTTCCGCGGCGCAAGCGTGCCCGTCTACGAGGGCTATGGTCTGACCGAAACCACCGCACCATGCGCGTTCAACCCGCTGGGAACCCCGTTCCACGCCGGGTCCGTGGGCGTCGCGTTCCCCGGCTTCTCGCTGCGTATTGCCGAGGACGGCGAGATCCAGGTCAAGGGTCGCGCCGTGTTCCCGCGTTATCACAAGAACGATGAGGCCACCGAGCTGTCGTTCACCGAAGATGGCTGGTATGCCACCGGAGATTTGGGCCGTATCGACAACGATGGCTTCCTGTACATTACCGGCCGCAAGAAGGATCTCATCATCACCGCAGGTGGCAAGAATGTGGCGCCGGGTCCGATTGAAGAGGCCATTCAGCGTTGCGAGTTCGTGTCCCAGGCACTGGTGCTGGGCGACAAGCGTCCGTTCATCTCCGCGCTGATTACGCTGGACGAGGAGTCTTTGCGTCCTTGGCTGGCCGCCAAGGGATTGGACGAGAACATGTCTCTGGAGGACGCCTCTCAGAACGCCGCCGTACGCGCTGAGGTCCAGAAGTGGATCGATCAGGCCAACGAAGGCGTTTCCCGCGCCGAATCCGTGCGTAAGTTCATCATCCTGCCTGAGGAGTTCACACAGGAGAACGGCCTGATGACCGCCTCCATGAAGGTCATCCGCCCCAAGGTCATCAAGCGCTACTCCACCCTCCTCAACACCCAGATGTACACCAAGAAGAAGTAA
- a CDS encoding NAD(P) transhydrogenase subunit alpha, which translates to MAQNPEATVVFGVLNETSETESRVALTPDIVTRLKRSGVSSIIETGAGIAAEYTDEDYEKAGAKVTSRDEVLAQADALGFVDRPSTDIVSKLKAGQWVIGMLGSFTDADYVAALEQAGLVGIAIEKLPRKLSSAQSMDEMTSQNSVMGYKAAITAADAYGAFLPMMTTAAGTIRPAKALVLGAGIAGLQAIGTLKRLGAVVTAYDVRPASQGEVESLGAKFLDLGLDFSKGQGEGGYARALTPEEQAQQQAAVDEKAAGFDIIITTAKVPGRKPPVLLTAAGVNGLKRGAVIVDCAASDLGGNVEGSAVGEQVTEGGVKLIGAPYLASGVATTASNLLSRNVADILVHFVRDGKLGQDLTEELDDALVVAGRAGAPAAAAESEQSEK; encoded by the coding sequence ATGGCGCAAAACCCAGAAGCCACCGTGGTGTTCGGCGTTTTGAATGAAACGTCTGAAACGGAATCCCGCGTCGCGTTGACGCCGGATATCGTCACCCGGCTGAAGAGGAGTGGAGTCTCCTCGATTATTGAGACCGGTGCCGGCATTGCCGCCGAATACACCGATGAGGATTACGAAAAGGCCGGCGCAAAGGTGACCAGCCGTGACGAAGTGCTCGCTCAAGCCGACGCGCTCGGTTTCGTGGACCGTCCGTCCACCGATATCGTGAGCAAGCTCAAGGCAGGCCAGTGGGTGATTGGTATGCTCGGTTCCTTTACCGACGCCGATTACGTGGCCGCACTCGAGCAGGCCGGTCTGGTTGGTATCGCCATCGAGAAGCTGCCCCGCAAGCTTTCCAGCGCCCAGTCCATGGATGAGATGACCTCGCAGAACTCCGTCATGGGATACAAGGCCGCTATCACCGCCGCCGATGCCTATGGCGCATTCCTGCCGATGATGACCACTGCTGCCGGCACGATTCGCCCGGCCAAGGCTCTGGTGCTCGGTGCAGGTATCGCCGGTCTGCAGGCCATCGGTACATTGAAGCGCCTTGGTGCGGTCGTCACTGCATACGACGTGCGTCCCGCTTCTCAAGGTGAGGTCGAATCCCTGGGCGCCAAGTTCCTTGATCTGGGACTTGACTTTTCCAAGGGCCAGGGCGAGGGTGGTTACGCTCGTGCGCTGACCCCCGAAGAGCAGGCCCAGCAGCAGGCGGCTGTCGATGAGAAGGCCGCTGGCTTCGACATCATCATCACCACCGCCAAGGTTCCGGGCCGCAAGCCTCCGGTGCTGCTCACTGCGGCCGGTGTCAACGGCCTCAAGCGCGGTGCCGTGATTGTGGACTGTGCCGCTTCTGATCTTGGTGGCAACGTCGAGGGGTCCGCCGTAGGCGAACAGGTCACCGAGGGTGGCGTCAAGCTGATTGGCGCCCCGTACCTGGCCTCCGGTGTGGCCACCACCGCGTCCAACCTGCTTTCACGTAACGTGGCTGACATACTCGTGCACTTCGTGCGTGACGGCAAGCTCGGCCAGGATCTTACCGAAGAGCTCGACGACGCACTGGTGGTCGCCGGTCGCGCAGGGGCTCCGGCTGCTGCCGCCGAGTCCGAGCAGTCCGAGAAGTAA
- a CDS encoding NAD(P) transhydrogenase subunit alpha, translating into MPTLVVSITLFVLALLIGIEVIGKVPATLHTPLMSGANSIHGIVIVGVVIVAAEANTPLAYVFIFLAAVLGTMNVVGGYVVTDRMLEMFKSSKNEKKGESK; encoded by the coding sequence ATGCCTACTCTCGTTGTTTCCATTACCCTGTTCGTCCTCGCGCTGCTTATCGGTATCGAGGTCATCGGCAAGGTGCCCGCCACCCTGCACACGCCGTTGATGTCCGGCGCAAACTCCATCCACGGCATCGTCATTGTCGGTGTGGTGATTGTGGCCGCCGAGGCCAACACCCCGCTGGCTTACGTGTTCATCTTCCTGGCCGCAGTGCTCGGCACCATGAACGTCGTCGGCGGTTATGTGGTCACTGACCGCATGCTCGAGATGTTCAAGTCCAGCAAGAACGAGAAGAAGGGGGAGTCGAAGTAA